The following coding sequences are from one Helicoverpa armigera isolate CAAS_96S chromosome 2, ASM3070526v1, whole genome shotgun sequence window:
- the LOC110378687 gene encoding poly(A)-specific ribonuclease PARN: MEVVRKNFKETLPLIKDSIEKADFLSIDAEFTGLINGRDVSIYDSPEDYYTRTMNGSSDFLLIQYGLCAFYWDEKKKHYMNDTYNFYLYPRGRPGPDRMFLCQSSSLDFLASNGFDFNKLIREGISYMTASTEAKLRESLIERQQTYSKEKDAVRIPDENKQQIEDICKKVKDFIDNKTEDEMEIDRCNAFIRMLLFQELKARFKDDVMIDTKILENKNRVLKVIRKKADMEDQDTIRKKREWDELEEAVGFSKVAKMISQSEKLVVGHNMLLDVLHTLGHFFQQLPGDYTSFKEFTHCMFPKLLDTKYMSSLPPFKDKLNSNVLPELLATLTEPPFTLPKVDSLEGRGYSHLDEKEHEAGYDAYITGLCFLAMHAHLSRMRGDDSIRLVPQSATLKPFLNKLFLARTARQDSPYINLVGADPTPPRDHVFHLIFPKEWQRSDLNQLFSPFGAVTVHFLDDTSAYIGLDRRDQAADVMRALAKNGRVTLTPYVKYKSQAGGDVEMALRGERAKTDTYKLIMRNDMKSRQVVSRSPIAVPRTPPQFPTSPAPLPQKVSRTRSNSTSMTSPPASTRKRTSSGVFQVDESEPLPKKPEVSPRQPDTPRPRADPANGRKKTDAAQPDKKDTIAKKKDVPEKKKIDNVDNKSDKVIEKFDSKAKSNCVTAFKESDSWD, encoded by the exons atgGAGGTTGTTCGTAAGA ATTTTAAGGAGACATTGCCTTTAATAAAGGATTCAATAGAGAAAGCTGACTTCTTATCTATAGATGCGGAGTTTACAGGTCTTATAAATGGTCGGGATGTGTCTATTTACGATTCGCCGGAAGACTACTACACCCGAACCATGAATGGTTCTAGTGACTTTTTACTGATACAGTATGGGCTATGTGCATTTTACTGGGACGAGAAGAAGAAGCATTACATGAATGACAcgtacaatttttatttgtaccctcGTGGACGGCCTGGCCCTGATAGAATGTTCCTCTGTCAGAGTTCCAGCTTAGATTTCTTGGCGTCTAACGGATTTGACTTCAACAAGCTTATAAGAGAAG GTATATCGTACATGACAGCTTCAACTGAAGCAAAGCTTAGAGAATCCCTGATTGAGAGACAGCAGACATATTCTAAGGAAAAAGATGCAGTCAGAATACCAgatgaaaataaacaacaaattgAAGATATTTG TAAAAAGGTAAAAGACTTCATAGACAACAAGACAGAAGATGAGATGGAGATTGACAGATGCAACGCGTTCATCAGGATGCTGCTCTTCCAAGAACTTAAGGCTCGCTTCAAAGACGATGTTATGATTGATACCAAGATTCTAGAAAATAAGAATAG AGTGCTGAAAGTAATCCGTAAGAAAGCTGACATGGAAGATCAGGACACGATAAGGAAAAAGAGAGAATGGGATGAACTGGAAGAGGCAGTTGGCTTCTCTAAAGTTGCCAAGATGATCAGTCAGTCT GAAAAGCTGGTGGTTGGTCACAACATGTTACTAGATGTACTTCACACACTGGGCCACTTCTTTCAACAACTGCCCGGTGACTACACCTCGTTCAAAGAGTTCACACATTGTATGTTCCCCAA attattagACACAAAGTACATGTCGAGTTTGCCTCCGTTCAAAGACAAGCTCAATTCAAATGTGCTGCCAGAGTTATTGGCCACCCTCACTGAACCGCCCTTCACTTTGCCTAAAGTTG ATTCCCTCGAAGGCCGCGGCTACTCTCACCTAGACGAGAAGGAACACGAAGCAGGTTACGACGCGTACATCACGGGCCTCTGCTTCCTCGCCATGCACGCGCATCTGTCGCGCATGCGCGGCGACGACTCCATACGATTGGTCCCCCAGTCTGCTACACTCAAACCTTTCTTGAATAAACTGTTTTTGGCAAGAACGGCAAGGCAGGATAGCCCGTATATTAATTTGGTGGGGGCTGATC cGACACCACCCCGTGATCACGTGTTCCACCTCATCTTCCCCAAGGAATGGCAGAGAAGTGACCTCAACCAGCTGTTCAGTCCTTTCG GCGCGGTAACAGTGCATTTCCTAGACGACACGTCGGCGTACATCGGACTGGACCGTCGCGACCAGGCGGCTGACGTCATGCGGGCGCTGGCCAAGAACGGACGCGTCACGCTCACTCCCTATGTGAAGTATAAGAGCCAGGCTGGTGGAGATGTTgag ATGGCGCTTCGGGGCGAGCGGGCCAAAACGGATACGTATAAACTAAT AATGAGGAATGACATGAAGTCGCGGCAAG TGGTGAGCCGGAGCCCGATAGCGGTCCCTCGGACGCCGCCGCAGTTCCCGACGAGCCCCGCGCCGTTGCCGCAGAAAGTCAGCCGCACTCGCTCCAACAGTACTTCGATGACCTCGCCGCCCGCCTCTACAAGAAAGAGAACCTCCTCCGGGGTCTTCCAA GTTGACGAGTCAGAACCTCTACCCAAGAAGCCAGAAGTGTCGCCCCGCCAGCCCGACACGCCGCGCCCTCGCGCCGACCCAGCGAACGGACGCAAAAAGACTGACGCAGCACAACCCGACAAAAAAGATACCATCGCAAAGAAAAAAGATGTCccagaaaagaaaaagataGACAATGTAGATAATAAAAGTGATAAAGTAATTGAGAAGTTTGACAGCAAAGCTAAGTCGAACTGTGTGACTGCTTTCAAGGAAAGCGATAGTTGGGACTGA
- the LOC135118339 gene encoding dynein axonemal assembly factor 5-like: MGEIKPSLMDNPRAALEVYITALQSESKMARKQALVKINEEIFETPANKDCDLTVVFPEVYAYVLKSFSDASEGCRETSALIISNFIEKLPLNDYYLTYILPVIVRRIGCPEIVEDSEEIRLVLIELVHKILDKYKVSYLLSPFINDFTSILTKTVTDPFPKVKLEACECIIMMTKVLQRDFHFQSSSYVKPILSNFAHQHFRVRVAAIRAIGAVVLAGDAKCFELSITPMAEKLFDENNLVRMQVTLEVGNWMLSYRDRYSFWHRMIPLLLTSLSDVMEDIRNTATSLWNDIGIQYMEENEEDFKKKTDFLKDVPTHYPDVKRPNFGCRSLVQSNIGKIVPAIGKEMDGWQADARLRVSQLLCWLILCAEEGSTQHANAIVRAMLRGATDEDPRVILEIKRAAELFGYFITPTTWWPLLEAEVDSWAALLVIANIIKGSRPELLQEKVLVELCREAADPDRCRTRKPKYQTNLLYTCEALLDVCGEACATVSEDLFTIIFSVYAMPFDNKIQFMALSNLDKLRYAEKCGKTLTSLYEKHIGKVLGGITSDALTWTQLSPDKCLLECTMLHTGSAMGGQLHLIAPLLKECLATPKVDPEVKLKIFTCLSTVLLKKDTNFRTCDTDKLEAFLKIVIEEVIMPNLVWCAGRTAEAIRTAAVACLCSALQENPYNEEILTTDKGGDGDKDDKVVNLFPTKDSLEPFLEQIVPLLVGLADDNSTLTRQHTLRAVCCLAVLAGQRGCFTAETLHKLYFVVLKRLDDSSDKVRSYAVQTLVTLFSYRPDPYDTTLYGAHIDALYSAMLIHLDDADEAFRKQMLEALIKLSDIDPRTLMKKVKANIHLYRNKMAYEKLSSHIEKIL, from the exons atggGTGAAATAAAACCTTCGCTGATGGATAATCCACGAGCTGCTTTGGAGGTCTATATTACTGCATTGCAGAGCGAGTCAAAAATGGCTCGAAAGCAGGCTCTGGTTAAAATTAATGAAGAGATATTTGAAACTCCTGCTAACAAGGACTGCGACCTCACTGTGGTATTCCCTGAAGTATATGCTTACGTCTTGAAAAGCTTTTCCGATGCCTCTGAGGGCTGTCGAGAAACCTCAGCGTTGATAATATCGAACTTCATCGAGAAGTTACCACTGAACGACTACTACTTGACGTACATCCTACCGGTGATAGTCCGTCGTATAGGCTGCCCAGAGATCGTAGAAGACTCTGAAGAGATCCGCTTAGTCCTCATTGAACTGGTGCATAAGATATTAGACAAGTATAAAGTGTCTTACTTGCTGAGTCCATTCATTAATGACTTCACCAGCATTTTAACTAAAACCGTGACTGATCCGTTTCCAAAAGTGAAGCTTGAGGCCTGCGAATGTATTATTATGATGACAAAGGTCTTACAAAGAGACTTCCATTTCCAATCATCAAGTTATGTCAAACCAATTCTGTCTAATTTTGCACATCAACACTTCAGAGTTCGAGTTGCTGCTATTAGAGCtattg GAGCAGTAGTTCTAGCAGGTGATGCGAAGTGCTTCGAGCTGTCCATCACTCCCATGGCTGAGAAACTGTTCGATGAGAACAATCTGGTCAGAATGCAGGTCACCCTGGAAGTGGGAAACTGGATGCTCAGCTATAGAGATAGATACTCCTTCTGGCATCGCATGATACCCTTGTTGTTGACGAG cCTAAGCGACGTAATGGAGGACATAAGAAACACCGCCACAAGTCTCTGGAATGACATAGGCATTCAGTACATGGAGGAGAACGAGGAAGACTTCAAGAAGAAGACGGATTTCCTGAAAGACGTCCCAACCCACTATCCTGATGTGAAGAGACCTAACTTCGGCTGCAGGTCGCTGGTGCAAAGCAATATTGGCAAGATTGTACCAGCTATTGGGAAAG AAATGGATGGCTGGCAAGCTGACGCCCGACTCCGTGTCTCCCAGCTCCTATGCTGGTTGATTCTATGTGCGGAAGAAGGTTCCACTCAGCACGCCAACGCTATTGTCAGAGCTATGCTCCGAGGCGCCACTGATGAAGATCCTAGGGTTATTCTTGAG ATAAAACGTGCAGCCGAGTTATTCGGCTACTTCATAACGCCCACCACTTGGTGGCCACTCCTCGAAGCCGAGGTAGACTCTTGGGCGGCGCTGCTTGTTATAGCCAACATCATCAAGGGTTCCCGCCCAGAACTGCTCCAGGAGAAGGTCTTGGTAGAGCTTTGTAGAGAGGCTGCTGATCCTGATAGATGCAGGACTAGGAAG CCGAAATACCAAACGAATCTCCTATATACATGCGAAGCCCTGCTGGATGTGTGCGGCGAGGCTTGCGCTACGGTCTCAGAAGACCTGTTCACTATCATCTTCTCTGTGTACGCCATGCCCTTCGATAATAAGATACAGTTTATGGCGctgt CAAACCTAGACAAGTTACGTTACGCAGAGAAATGCGGCAAGACCCTCACCAGTCTATACGAGAAGCACATTGGTAAGGTACTGGGAGGCATCACAAGCGACGCGCTGACTTGGACACAACTGTCACCGGACAAGTGTCTGCTGGAGTGCACTATGTTGCATACTG GATCCGCAATGGGTGGCCAACTGCACCTGATCGCGCCCCTCCTAAAGGAATGCTTGGCGACTCCTAAAGTGGACCCGGAGGTGAAACTCAAGATCTTCACCTGTTTGTCCACCGTGCTGCTGAAGAAAGACACCAACTTCAGGACCTGTGATACTGACAAGTTGGAGGCTTTCCTCAAGATTGTCATTGAAG AGGTAATAATGCCGAATTTGGTGTGGTGCGCCGGCCGTACCGCGGAGGCCATACGTACCGCGGCTGTCGCCTgcctctgctcggcgctgcagGAAAACCCTTATAATGAAGAAATATTGACCACGGATAAGGGAGGCGACGGCGATAAGGATGATAAg GTGGTAAACCTCTTCCCAACTAAAGACTCTTTAGAGCCATTCTTGGAGCAAATAGTACCACTTCTAGTGGGACTCGCAGATGACAACTCGACGTTGACGCGACAGCACACATTGCGTGCTGTGTGCTGTCTAGCTGTGTTAGCTGGTCAGCGGGGATGTTTCACTGCTGAGACACTGCATAAGCTGTATTttg TGGTACTAAAACGTCTAGACGACAGCAGCGACAAGGTCCGCTCATACGCCGTACAAACACTAGTGACTCTCTTCAGCTACCGTCCCGACCCTTACGATACGACGCTTTACGGGGCCCATATCGATGCTTTATACAGCGCCATGCTGATACACCTCGATGATGCTGACGAGGCCTTTAGGAAACAGATGCTTG AGGCACTGATCAAGCTCAGCGACATAGACCCGCGCACTCTCATGAAGAAGGTTAAGGCCAATATACATctttacagaaataaaatggCGTATGAAAAATTGTCTAgtcatattgaaaaaatattgtaa